In Peptostreptococcus equinus, the DNA window AAAAAAATAAAGACTAAAAAAGATAAAATCAAGAAAAAAAGTAAGATTTTAAAATCTCAATCGAAACCAGATAAAAAATAATGTCTATATTAAATATAGACACCTATATAAAAAAGGAGCCATTTATTTTTATTATAAATTAGCTCCTTTTTTATTATTCTAATTACACATACATTTTTTATTTTTACAACATTTTTCACAATTACCAAGACAAACCTCTACTTCCTCTAAGCATTCACAAAATGCTACTTTACTAGAGTTTTTATGTCTTATAATTGGAATTGATTTTTTCTTTGCTTGTGCTTCTACTATTTTTGAAAGCTTATGAGATACTGTCGATGTAAATATTACAATAGCATCGGGACTTCCTATAGAATTTTTTACCTGACTTGACATTGTAGTATAAATTTTTGTCTTATATCCCCTATTTTTAGCTAATTTATAATAATCTCTTTCCATTCTTTCATGTCCACCTATAACTAATAAACTCATACTTCATCCTCCCTTAATTGATATTAATTATCATCTAATTATATTTTACCAATTTTTACACATATGTCAATAGTATTTGATAATTATTTTCGTTTAATTTATTAATTTTAATATTCATTTAATCTTTTTTATTTTTTATTTTATTATATGTGTGGTATATTATTCTTATATATTAAATTTGGAGGTTGCTATGGGTTTAATTAAAGTAGCTAAAGATTCTATAAAAAGTACTTTAGCAGATCAATGGAAAGAATA includes these proteins:
- a CDS encoding DUF2325 domain-containing protein → MSLLVIGGHERMERDYYKLAKNRGYKTKIYTTMSSQVKNSIGSPDAIVIFTSTVSHKLSKIVEAQAKKKSIPIIRHKNSSKVAFCECLEEVEVCLGNCEKCCKNKKCMCN